A DNA window from Thiobacillus denitrificans ATCC 25259 contains the following coding sequences:
- a CDS encoding NAD(P)/FAD-dependent oxidoreductase: MLRLTELKLPLDHPPAALRAAILQRLGIADDELLGVSIFKRSYDARKKHALLLVYAVDVEVRNEAALLKKFRNDSHLAPTPDMRYHVVGHAPRDLEERPIVVGFGPCGIFAALVLAQMGFRPIVLERGKAVRERTQDTWGLWRKKVLNPESNVQFGEGGAGTFSDGKLYSQVKDPKHYGRKVLSEFVKAGAPEEILYVSKPHIGTFRLVGMVETMRREIEALGGEIRFQQHVTDLVLEDGAAGRRITGVMLANGETLASRHVVLALGHSARDTFSMLHARGVHMEAKPFSIGFRIEHPQSLIDRARLGPNAGNPLLGAADYKLVHHATNGRSVYSFCMCPGGTVVAATSEPNCVVTNGMSQYSRNERNANAGIVVGITPADFPGDDPLAGIALQRKLEAHAFALGGGDYSAPGQLVGDFLAGRPSAALGSVEPSYQPGVRLTDLATALPDYAIAAIREALPAFDRQIKGFAMQDAVLTGVETRTSSPLRVTRGGDLQSLNVRGLFPAGEGAGYAGGILSAGIDGIRAAEAVARDYLGQAPEAPAPTASAPLIY; the protein is encoded by the coding sequence ATGCTGCGACTGACTGAACTCAAACTCCCGCTCGACCATCCGCCCGCGGCCTTGCGCGCGGCGATCCTGCAGCGGCTCGGCATCGCCGACGACGAACTTCTCGGCGTCAGCATCTTCAAGCGCAGCTACGACGCGCGCAAGAAGCACGCGCTGCTGCTCGTCTATGCGGTCGACGTCGAGGTGAGGAACGAGGCCGCGTTGCTGAAGAAATTCCGCAACGACAGCCATCTCGCGCCGACACCCGACATGCGCTACCACGTCGTCGGCCACGCGCCGCGGGACCTGGAGGAGCGTCCGATCGTCGTCGGCTTCGGCCCTTGCGGCATCTTCGCGGCGCTCGTGCTGGCGCAGATGGGTTTTCGGCCGATCGTGCTCGAGCGCGGCAAGGCGGTGCGCGAGCGCACGCAGGACACTTGGGGCCTGTGGCGCAAGAAGGTGCTCAATCCCGAATCCAACGTGCAGTTCGGCGAGGGCGGGGCGGGCACCTTCTCCGACGGCAAGCTCTACAGCCAGGTCAAGGACCCCAAGCACTACGGGCGCAAGGTGCTGAGTGAATTCGTCAAGGCCGGTGCGCCGGAAGAAATCCTCTATGTGTCGAAGCCGCACATCGGCACCTTCCGTCTGGTCGGCATGGTCGAGACGATGCGGCGCGAAATCGAAGCGCTCGGCGGCGAGATCCGCTTCCAGCAGCACGTGACCGACCTCGTGCTCGAGGACGGCGCGGCGGGCCGCCGCATCACCGGCGTCATGCTCGCGAACGGGGAAACGCTTGCGAGCCGTCATGTGGTCCTCGCACTCGGACACAGCGCCCGCGACACCTTTTCGATGCTGCACGCGCGCGGCGTGCATATGGAAGCCAAGCCGTTCTCGATCGGCTTTCGCATCGAGCATCCGCAGTCGCTGATCGACCGCGCGCGGCTCGGGCCCAACGCCGGCAATCCGCTGCTCGGCGCGGCCGACTACAAGCTCGTGCACCATGCGACGAACGGCCGCTCGGTCTACAGCTTCTGCATGTGCCCGGGCGGCACCGTCGTCGCCGCGACCTCGGAGCCGAACTGCGTCGTGACCAACGGCATGAGCCAGTACTCGCGCAACGAGCGCAACGCCAACGCAGGCATCGTCGTCGGCATCACGCCGGCCGATTTCCCGGGCGACGACCCGCTCGCCGGCATCGCACTGCAGCGGAAGCTGGAGGCCCACGCGTTCGCGCTCGGCGGCGGCGACTACAGCGCGCCGGGCCAGCTCGTCGGCGACTTCCTCGCGGGCCGGCCCTCGGCGGCGCTCGGCAGCGTCGAGCCCTCGTACCAGCCGGGCGTGCGTCTGACCGATCTCGCGACCGCGCTTCCCGACTATGCGATCGCGGCGATCCGCGAGGCGCTGCCCGCCTTCGACAGGCAGATCAAGGGTTTCGCGATGCAGGACGCGGTGTTGACCGGCGTCGAGACGCGGACCTCGTCGCCGCTACGCGTCACCCGCGGCGGCGACCTGCAAAGCCTCAACGTGCGCGGCCTGTTCCCGGCGGGCGAGGGCGCAGGCTACGCGGGTGGCATTCTCTCTGCAGGCATCGACGGCATCCGCGCCGCCGAAGCGGTCGCCCGCGATTACCTCGGCCAGGCGCCCGAGGCGCCTGCGCCGACTGCGAGCGCTCCCCTCATCTACTGA
- a CDS encoding TIGR03862 family flavoprotein: MSPHAVPQVALVGAGPAGLMAAEVLAQGGAQVDLYDAMPSVGRKFLLAGVGGMNITHSEAFDAFLSRYGTRAARIAPLLDAFPPAALRAWVHELGIETFVGSSGRVFPQDMKAAPLLRAWLHRLRGLGVRFHVRHRWLGWDASGALRLETPLGERRVRADAVVLALGGGSWARLGSDGAWVPLLTARGVDVAALQPSNCGFDVAGGWSEFLRTRFSGQPVKTVGLRFTDYWGNPHTRRGELMLSDGGVEGGLVYALSAPLRDTIAAQGNVAVALDLLPDRTADWAKTEVAHPRGARSLASHLQSRLGLKGVKTALLHELLTPAALRDAARLATAIKSLPLTLVAPRPLDEAISSAGGVRFDALDADLMLRALPGVFCAGEMLDWEAPTGGYLLSACFATGRAAGQGALNYLSTLHAATD, encoded by the coding sequence ATGTCCCCCCACGCTGTTCCGCAAGTCGCCCTCGTCGGTGCCGGCCCCGCCGGGCTCATGGCCGCCGAGGTGCTCGCGCAGGGCGGGGCGCAGGTCGACCTCTACGACGCGATGCCGTCGGTCGGGCGCAAGTTCCTGCTGGCCGGCGTCGGCGGCATGAACATCACGCATTCCGAGGCGTTCGACGCCTTCCTCTCGCGCTACGGCACGCGCGCCGCGCGGATCGCGCCGTTGCTCGACGCATTTCCGCCGGCAGCGTTGCGTGCCTGGGTCCACGAGCTCGGCATCGAGACCTTCGTCGGCTCGTCGGGGCGGGTGTTTCCGCAAGACATGAAGGCGGCGCCGCTGCTGCGGGCGTGGCTGCACCGCTTGCGCGGCCTCGGCGTGCGCTTCCATGTGCGCCACCGTTGGCTTGGCTGGGACGCGTCGGGCGCCTTGCGTCTCGAGACGCCGCTCGGCGAGCGGAGGGTGCGCGCCGACGCGGTCGTTCTCGCCCTCGGCGGCGGTAGTTGGGCGCGGCTCGGATCGGACGGCGCCTGGGTTCCGCTGCTCACCGCGCGCGGCGTCGACGTCGCCGCTTTGCAGCCGTCGAACTGCGGCTTCGACGTCGCGGGCGGCTGGAGCGAATTCCTGCGCACGCGTTTTTCCGGCCAGCCGGTGAAGACCGTCGGACTCCGCTTCACCGATTACTGGGGCAATCCCCACACGCGCCGGGGCGAGCTGATGCTGTCCGACGGCGGCGTCGAAGGCGGGCTCGTGTACGCGCTGTCGGCGCCGCTGCGAGACACGATCGCGGCGCAGGGAAACGTCGCCGTCGCGCTCGACCTGTTGCCGGACCGGACGGCCGATTGGGCGAAAACGGAAGTGGCGCACCCGCGCGGCGCTCGCTCGCTCGCGAGCCATCTGCAGAGCCGGCTCGGCCTCAAGGGTGTGAAGACCGCGCTGCTGCACGAATTGCTGACGCCGGCAGCGCTGCGCGACGCGGCGCGCCTCGCCACCGCGATAAAATCGCTGCCGCTCACGCTCGTCGCCCCGCGCCCGCTCGACGAGGCGATCAGCAGCGCCGGCGGCGTGCGCTTCGACGCGCTCGACGCGGATCTGATGCTGCGCGCGTTGCCCGGCGTGTTCTGCGCTGGCGAGATGCTCGACTGGGAAGCGCCGACTGGCGGCTACCTGCTGAGCGCGTGCTTCGCCACGGGACGCGCCGCGGGGCAGGGCGCCCTGAATTACCTGAGTACCCTTCATGCTGCGACTGACTGA
- the dsrO gene encoding sulfate reduction electron transfer complex DsrMKJOP subunit DsrO: MSDNPSPSRRAFLQAIPAITAGLALPATARAAPHKHHWAMLVDVRKCIGCQACTVACIMENALPENSFRTLASTYVVQQETEGRTTAGTYMLPRLCNHCENPPCVPVCPVGATFKRDDGIVVVDGDRCVGCAYCVQACPYDARFINHETNKADKCTFCAHRVDAGLLPACVETCVGGARVFGDLNDAKGELRRSLNAAKKNGDAIKVLKPEAGTRPNVFYVGLDDRFQGRVEGEAALWQPTAHGV, translated from the coding sequence ATGTCCGACAACCCTTCCCCCTCCCGCCGCGCCTTCCTGCAGGCGATCCCGGCGATCACCGCGGGTCTCGCGCTGCCGGCGACCGCACGCGCGGCGCCCCACAAACACCACTGGGCGATGCTGGTCGACGTCCGCAAGTGTATCGGCTGTCAGGCCTGCACCGTCGCGTGCATCATGGAAAACGCGCTACCGGAAAACAGTTTCCGCACGCTCGCCTCCACCTACGTCGTGCAGCAGGAGACCGAGGGCCGGACCACGGCCGGCACCTACATGCTGCCGCGCCTGTGCAACCACTGCGAGAATCCGCCCTGCGTGCCGGTCTGCCCGGTCGGCGCGACGTTCAAGCGTGACGACGGCATCGTCGTCGTCGACGGCGACCGCTGCGTCGGCTGCGCCTACTGCGTCCAGGCCTGCCCCTACGACGCGCGCTTCATCAACCACGAAACGAACAAGGCCGACAAGTGCACCTTCTGTGCGCACCGGGTCGACGCGGGCCTGCTGCCGGCCTGCGTCGAAACCTGCGTCGGCGGCGCCCGCGTCTTCGGCGATCTGAACGACGCCAAGGGCGAATTGCGGCGCAGCCTCAACGCGGCGAAGAAGAACGGCGACGCCATCAAGGTGCTCAAGCCCGAAGCCGGCACCCGCCCCAATGTTTTCTACGTCGGTCTCGACGACCGGTTCCAGGGACGCGTCGAGGGCGAGGCAGCCCTCTGGCAACCCACTGCCCACGGAGTCTGA
- the nrfD gene encoding NrfD/PsrC family molybdoenzyme membrane anchor subunit, with translation MNPSIVEVVNVSREVAWLPWAVQYFFLIGLSVGAFLLSLSWFVLRWPAWQRVSRIALLGALTCGLTAPVALLADLHQPGRFLNFYLHPNLDSWMAWGAFFIPLYLAGLVLYSWLALRPDLKRLADAGGRGAALYRALAYGGHDSLGAIRAATVLALAGAGLVALYTGMEVMVVSARPLWNTPFLPLQFFLTALAGAIGLVLVLDRLVGDGHAATEAPLLRLLAMTQVLVLAVGAAWLLLGMSGLSLRHAEALAQVAPSAGWRITAVWAAGSALATLWLALRRPQWRLAAGLIALHSAWMMRWTVFIGGQGIPKTGAGYYSYALPLGHDGMLGIVGTAGLWIAVLILLISVLPWGDTRRAQA, from the coding sequence ATGAACCCATCCATCGTCGAAGTCGTCAACGTGTCGCGCGAAGTCGCGTGGCTGCCCTGGGCCGTCCAGTATTTCTTCCTGATCGGTCTCTCGGTCGGCGCATTCCTGCTGAGCCTGTCGTGGTTCGTGCTGCGCTGGCCGGCCTGGCAGCGCGTGAGCCGGATCGCCCTGCTCGGCGCGCTGACCTGCGGCCTGACCGCCCCCGTCGCCCTGCTCGCCGACTTGCATCAGCCAGGGCGCTTCCTCAACTTCTACCTGCACCCGAACCTGGATTCGTGGATGGCGTGGGGGGCTTTCTTCATCCCCCTGTACCTCGCGGGCCTCGTGCTCTACAGCTGGCTGGCCTTGCGCCCCGACCTGAAACGCCTGGCCGACGCCGGCGGACGTGGCGCCGCCCTCTACCGCGCGCTGGCGTACGGCGGTCATGACAGCCTCGGGGCGATCCGCGCCGCGACCGTGCTGGCGCTCGCCGGGGCGGGCCTGGTCGCGCTCTACACGGGCATGGAGGTGATGGTCGTCAGCGCCCGCCCGCTGTGGAACACGCCCTTCCTGCCGCTGCAGTTCTTCCTCACCGCGCTCGCCGGCGCGATCGGCCTCGTGCTCGTGCTCGACCGCCTCGTCGGCGACGGCCACGCGGCGACCGAGGCGCCGCTGCTGCGCCTGCTCGCGATGACCCAGGTGCTGGTGCTGGCGGTCGGTGCCGCCTGGCTGCTGCTCGGCATGAGCGGCCTGTCGCTCCGCCACGCCGAAGCGCTGGCGCAGGTCGCGCCCTCGGCCGGCTGGCGGATCACCGCGGTGTGGGCGGCGGGCAGCGCGCTCGCGACGCTCTGGCTCGCGCTTCGGCGTCCGCAGTGGCGTCTGGCCGCGGGCCTGATCGCCCTGCACAGCGCGTGGATGATGCGCTGGACGGTCTTCATCGGCGGCCAGGGCATCCCCAAGACCGGCGCCGGGTACTACAGCTACGCCCTCCCCCTCGGCCACGACGGCATGCTCGGCATCGTCGGCACCGCAGGGCTCTGGATCGCCGTGCTGATCCTGCTTATCTCGGTTCTGCCGTGGGGCGACACGCGTCGTGCCCAGGCCTAA
- a CDS encoding tetrathionate reductase subunit A, which yields MTTFTTRRKILAFGGLAAFGTGFSATAKRMVSPLLDGEAPKAQYHGASLAPEFKIDPATGALEVNPAQQVSYTSCLGCTTQCGVRVRIDRASGKVLRVAGNPYSPLSTEPHLPMKASIRDSFVAISGYQDKGLAMRSTACGRGNAVLEQMDSPFRVLRPMKRVGPRNSGQWEPISFEQLVHELTEGGDLFGEGPVEGLKALRDLKTPIDPQRPELGPKVNQVALITSVNDGRLPFAKRFMQQAYGTINFVGHGSYCGGAYRSGSGALFGDMKKMPHGKPDFANTEFALFIGTAPANAGNPFKRQGAMLARGRSDGKLNYVVVDPVLTNTNNLAAGERGRWVPIKPGTDGALVMGMMRWMFENGGYDARYLSHPNLAVAKAAGEPSWSNATHLVVVEPGHPRQGRFLRGSDLGLELPEDERYKDKDPFVVMGADGAVHHDQATGPAQIFVDGTVEVGGAPLKVKSSLLLLHEQALAHSLEEYAAACGIPAGTIAALAKEFSSHGKRAAAVAHGGMMAGNGFYNAYGVVTLNALIGNLNWKGGLAMNGGGFKDVGAGPRYDLESFPGMIEKPKGLPLGRNAPYEKTAEFAAKKASGKAYPAQAPWFPNAPGLATEWLTGAANGYPYGLKALFVWSANPVYGIPGLRAQVEQDLKDPKKIPLIVAVDPLINESSAFADYIVPDSLLYESWGWATAWGGVPTKASTARWPVVEPKADKLADGQAIGMETFFIALARALALPGFGPGAIADMDGDTYPLERPEDWYLRGGANIAWLGKEPVADASDDDMLLSGVERLRPLLERTLKPEEVRKVAFILARGGRYQPAKETYSADNPEWMTNRFDKGLQIYNENLGAAKNSITGKRFVGCATWAEPGFADGSAMRTHYPEAEWPLQLVSFKSALQNSYSIAASRLRGIHPENPVLMHPADAARFGLKNGDDALIRTPGGSARGRVIVHAGVMQGVLAVEHGFGHRELGARAHRMGGTRQPEIAAIGAGVNLNDLGLADPTRQGKSVWVDAVSGTSVRNGLPASVARA from the coding sequence ATGACCACCTTCACCACCCGTCGCAAGATTCTCGCCTTCGGGGGCCTGGCCGCCTTCGGCACCGGCTTCAGCGCCACCGCCAAGCGCATGGTCAGCCCGCTGCTCGACGGCGAGGCGCCCAAGGCCCAGTACCACGGCGCCTCGCTCGCGCCCGAGTTCAAGATCGACCCGGCGACCGGCGCGCTCGAGGTGAACCCGGCGCAGCAGGTGAGCTACACGAGCTGTCTCGGCTGCACCACCCAGTGCGGCGTGCGCGTGCGCATCGACCGCGCCAGCGGCAAGGTGCTGCGCGTCGCCGGCAATCCCTACAGCCCACTCTCCACCGAGCCGCACCTGCCGATGAAGGCCTCGATCCGCGACAGCTTCGTCGCGATTTCGGGCTACCAGGACAAGGGGCTGGCGATGCGCTCGACCGCCTGCGGCCGCGGCAATGCCGTGCTCGAGCAGATGGACTCGCCGTTCCGCGTCCTGCGTCCGATGAAGCGGGTCGGCCCGCGCAATTCGGGGCAATGGGAACCGATTTCCTTCGAGCAGCTGGTGCACGAACTGACCGAGGGCGGCGACCTTTTCGGTGAAGGCCCGGTCGAGGGCCTCAAGGCCCTGCGCGACCTGAAGACGCCGATCGACCCGCAGCGCCCGGAACTTGGGCCCAAGGTCAACCAGGTCGCGCTGATCACGAGCGTCAACGACGGCCGCCTGCCTTTCGCCAAACGCTTCATGCAGCAGGCCTATGGCACGATCAACTTCGTCGGCCACGGCTCCTATTGCGGCGGTGCCTACCGCTCCGGCTCCGGCGCGCTGTTCGGCGACATGAAAAAGATGCCGCACGGCAAGCCCGATTTCGCCAACACGGAATTCGCGCTGTTCATCGGCACCGCGCCCGCCAACGCCGGCAACCCGTTCAAGCGCCAGGGCGCGATGCTGGCCCGCGGCCGCAGCGACGGCAAACTGAACTACGTCGTCGTCGACCCGGTGCTGACCAACACCAACAACCTGGCGGCAGGCGAACGCGGCCGCTGGGTTCCGATCAAGCCCGGCACCGACGGCGCGCTGGTCATGGGCATGATGCGCTGGATGTTCGAAAACGGCGGCTACGACGCCAGGTATCTCTCCCACCCCAACCTCGCGGTGGCGAAGGCCGCCGGCGAGCCGTCGTGGAGCAACGCGACCCACCTCGTCGTCGTCGAACCCGGCCATCCGCGCCAGGGCCGTTTCCTGCGCGGCTCCGACCTCGGGCTCGAACTGCCCGAGGACGAACGCTACAAGGACAAGGACCCCTTCGTCGTGATGGGCGCCGACGGCGCCGTGCACCACGACCAGGCGACCGGGCCGGCGCAGATCTTCGTCGACGGCACGGTCGAGGTCGGCGGCGCCCCGCTCAAGGTCAAGTCCTCGCTGCTGCTGCTGCACGAGCAGGCGCTCGCGCACAGCCTCGAGGAATACGCCGCGGCTTGCGGCATCCCAGCCGGTACGATCGCCGCCCTCGCCAAGGAATTCTCGAGCCACGGCAAGCGCGCGGCGGCCGTCGCGCACGGCGGCATGATGGCCGGCAACGGTTTCTACAACGCCTACGGCGTCGTGACGCTGAACGCGCTGATCGGCAACCTGAACTGGAAGGGCGGCCTCGCGATGAACGGCGGCGGCTTCAAGGACGTGGGCGCCGGCCCGCGCTACGACCTCGAAAGCTTCCCCGGCATGATCGAGAAGCCTAAGGGTCTCCCGCTCGGCCGCAACGCCCCCTACGAGAAAACCGCCGAGTTCGCCGCGAAGAAGGCTTCGGGCAAGGCCTACCCCGCGCAGGCGCCCTGGTTTCCGAATGCGCCCGGCCTCGCCACCGAGTGGCTGACCGGTGCCGCCAACGGCTATCCCTACGGCCTCAAGGCACTGTTCGTCTGGAGCGCCAACCCGGTGTACGGCATTCCGGGCCTGCGTGCGCAGGTGGAACAGGACTTGAAAGATCCTAAGAAGATTCCGCTGATCGTCGCCGTCGATCCGCTCATCAACGAAAGCAGCGCCTTCGCCGACTACATCGTGCCCGACTCCCTGCTGTACGAAAGCTGGGGCTGGGCCACGGCCTGGGGCGGCGTACCGACCAAGGCGAGCACGGCGCGCTGGCCGGTGGTCGAGCCCAAGGCCGACAAGCTGGCGGACGGCCAGGCGATCGGCATGGAGACCTTCTTCATCGCGCTCGCCCGCGCGCTGGCGCTGCCCGGTTTCGGCCCGGGCGCGATCGCGGACATGGACGGCGACACCTACCCGCTCGAGCGGCCGGAAGACTGGTACCTGCGCGGTGGCGCGAACATCGCCTGGCTCGGCAAGGAACCGGTCGCCGACGCCAGCGACGATGACATGCTGCTGTCCGGCGTCGAGCGCCTGCGGCCGCTGCTGGAGCGCACGCTCAAGCCCGAGGAGGTGCGCAAGGTCGCCTTCATCCTCGCCCGCGGCGGACGCTACCAGCCGGCCAAGGAGACCTACAGCGCCGACAACCCGGAATGGATGACCAACCGTTTCGACAAGGGCCTGCAGATCTACAACGAAAACCTCGGCGCGGCGAAAAACAGCATCACCGGCAAACGCTTCGTCGGCTGCGCGACCTGGGCCGAGCCGGGCTTCGCCGACGGCAGCGCGATGCGCACGCACTACCCCGAAGCGGAGTGGCCGCTGCAACTCGTCAGCTTCAAGTCGGCGCTGCAGAACTCCTATTCGATCGCGGCCTCGCGCCTACGCGGAATTCACCCGGAAAACCCGGTGCTGATGCATCCGGCCGACGCGGCGCGCTTCGGGCTGAAAAACGGCGACGACGCGCTGATCCGCACGCCAGGCGGCAGCGCGCGCGGCCGCGTGATCGTCCACGCCGGAGTGATGCAGGGCGTGCTCGCGGTCGAACACGGCTTCGGCCACCGCGAACTCGGCGCCCGCGCGCACCGCATGGGCGGCACGCGGCAGCCCGAGATCGCGGCGATCGGCGCCGGCGTCAACCTCAACGACCTCGGTCTGGCCGACCCGACGCGCCAGGGCAAATCGGTCTGGGTCGATGCGGTGTCGGGCACTTCGGTGCGCAACGGGCTGCCCGCGAGCGTGGCGCGCGCGTAA
- a CDS encoding F0F1 ATP synthase subunit epsilon, whose product MAMTMRLDVVSVEGSLFSGIVESVVAPAEMGAVGIYPGHAPLLTRLKPGAVRLRIPYQAEEEIVYVSGGMLEVQPYKVTLLADVAMREKALAEADLHAEKHRAEAVLKDRVTADAYARLEVELAKALTYVQGVQKLRRRGF is encoded by the coding sequence ATGGCAATGACGATGCGCCTGGACGTGGTGAGTGTCGAAGGCTCACTCTTCTCGGGCATCGTCGAGTCGGTCGTCGCGCCGGCCGAGATGGGTGCGGTCGGCATCTACCCCGGGCATGCGCCGCTGCTCACCCGTCTCAAGCCCGGCGCCGTGCGGCTGAGAATTCCGTATCAGGCCGAGGAGGAGATCGTCTACGTCTCGGGCGGCATGCTCGAGGTGCAACCCTACAAGGTGACGCTGCTCGCCGACGTCGCGATGCGGGAAAAAGCGCTCGCGGAAGCGGACCTCCACGCTGAGAAGCACAGGGCCGAAGCGGTCCTGAAGGACCGCGTCACGGCGGACGCCTACGCCCGGCTCGAAGTGGAGCTGGCGAAGGCGCTCACCTACGTGCAGGGTGTGCAGAAGTTGCGTCGGCGCGGGTTTTAG
- a CDS encoding response regulator transcription factor: MPSSPDTALIHIVDDDEALRRSLLFLFDSVGWRAQAYASADEFLAAYRPGAPGCLVLDIRMPGMSGLELQQVLRARGEVLPVIFITGHGDVSLAVQAMKQEACDFLEKPFKDQALLDAVGQAVRRSRDDLAVEARRNQAHALLERLSPREREVARRVARGLPNKLIARELDISEKTVHVHRQHVMEKTHTGSAAELARLMLRADPADLD, from the coding sequence ATGCCCAGCTCGCCTGACACCGCTCTGATCCATATCGTCGACGACGACGAAGCACTGCGCCGCTCGCTGCTGTTCCTGTTCGATTCGGTCGGCTGGCGCGCGCAGGCCTACGCCAGCGCCGACGAATTTCTTGCCGCGTACCGGCCCGGCGCGCCCGGCTGCCTCGTGCTCGATATCCGCATGCCGGGCATGAGCGGGCTCGAACTGCAGCAGGTTCTGCGCGCGCGCGGCGAGGTGCTGCCGGTGATTTTCATCACCGGGCACGGCGACGTCTCGCTGGCCGTGCAGGCGATGAAGCAGGAGGCCTGCGATTTTCTGGAAAAGCCGTTCAAGGATCAGGCGCTGCTCGACGCGGTCGGGCAGGCGGTCCGGCGCAGCCGCGACGATCTCGCCGTCGAGGCGCGCCGCAACCAGGCGCATGCGCTGCTCGAGCGACTGTCGCCGCGCGAGCGCGAGGTCGCGCGCCGCGTCGCGCGCGGCCTGCCGAACAAGCTCATCGCGCGCGAACTCGACATCAGCGAAAAGACGGTGCACGTGCACCGCCAGCACGTCATGGAAAAGACGCACACCGGGTCGGCCGCCGAATTGGCGCGGCTGATGCTGCGCGCCGATCCGGCCGATCTCGACTGA
- a CDS encoding sensor histidine kinase: MLVFVPAARAQAEAAPVRIGVLAFLGWEAAFSDWGPLAQHLGSALPGRRFALAYYDAAGLREAVRREEVDFVITNSGHYAALESELGISRIATLDSPSVPSPARAIGSAVIARADRDDLEVLADLKGQRVAAVGEEAFGGFQVAWRELRRQGIEPEDFAQLDFLGFPISRIVTAIADGEADAGIVRACLLEELARSGAVRLADFKVLSPRREPGFSCGLSTELYPDWPIATLRHTDLRLAKAVAAALLAMPPTPKGYAWTAPVDYRPVHDLFRDLEIGPYSYLGENTLQALARRHWPFLLFFFAALGGWVIHAVRVEQQVHARTAALRAALAERDAAEAGMRAHQEQLDHLSRLSVLGELSGTLAHELNQPLAAIGNYAQSLLRRLESGRYTPAILAEASEEIAVQAERAGGIVRRIRAFASKRAAVREKRPLREVVQEATTLFGAMLPAAPRVEIDDRLPAGAVVDADVLQMQQVLLNLLKNAADAMQELAPRERAIGLVLDQVGPHYRIGVRDRGAGVPAGSAQHLFEPFFTTKPDGMGLGLSICKTIVEAHGGRLWAEANAAPPGMTFFFTLPADAQLA, from the coding sequence GTGCTCGTTTTCGTACCCGCCGCGCGGGCGCAGGCCGAAGCCGCTCCGGTGCGGATCGGCGTGCTCGCCTTTCTTGGCTGGGAGGCGGCGTTTTCCGACTGGGGGCCGCTCGCGCAGCATCTCGGGTCGGCCCTGCCGGGACGGCGTTTCGCGCTCGCCTACTACGACGCGGCCGGCTTGCGCGAGGCGGTGCGTCGCGAGGAAGTCGATTTCGTCATCACCAACAGCGGCCACTACGCCGCGCTCGAATCGGAGCTCGGGATCAGCCGCATCGCCACGCTCGATTCGCCGAGCGTGCCGTCCCCCGCGCGGGCGATCGGTTCGGCAGTGATCGCCCGCGCAGATCGTGATGATCTCGAGGTGCTCGCCGATCTCAAGGGCCAGCGTGTCGCGGCCGTGGGCGAGGAGGCGTTCGGCGGGTTTCAGGTGGCATGGCGCGAACTGCGGCGGCAGGGGATCGAACCGGAGGACTTCGCGCAGCTCGATTTCCTCGGCTTTCCGATATCGCGCATCGTGACCGCGATCGCCGACGGCGAGGCCGACGCCGGAATCGTGCGCGCGTGCCTGCTCGAGGAACTGGCGCGCAGCGGCGCCGTGCGGCTCGCCGACTTCAAGGTGCTCTCACCGCGCCGCGAGCCCGGCTTCAGCTGCGGCCTGTCGACCGAGCTCTATCCCGATTGGCCGATCGCGACGCTGCGTCACACCGATCTGCGCCTCGCCAAGGCGGTCGCCGCCGCGCTGCTGGCGATGCCGCCCACGCCCAAGGGCTACGCCTGGACCGCGCCGGTCGACTACCGGCCGGTGCACGACTTGTTTCGCGACCTCGAGATCGGGCCCTACAGCTATCTGGGCGAGAACACGCTGCAGGCGCTCGCCCGCCGTCACTGGCCGTTCCTGCTGTTCTTTTTCGCGGCGCTGGGGGGCTGGGTGATACACGCCGTTCGCGTCGAGCAGCAGGTCCACGCCCGCACGGCCGCGCTGCGCGCAGCGCTGGCCGAGCGCGACGCGGCGGAGGCCGGCATGCGCGCGCACCAGGAGCAGCTCGATCATCTCTCGCGTCTCTCGGTCCTCGGCGAGCTCTCGGGAACGCTCGCCCACGAACTGAACCAGCCGCTCGCCGCGATCGGCAACTACGCGCAGAGCCTGCTGCGGCGGCTCGAGAGCGGGCGTTATACCCCCGCGATCTTGGCCGAGGCGAGCGAGGAAATCGCCGTGCAGGCCGAGCGCGCCGGCGGCATCGTGCGCCGCATCCGCGCGTTCGCGAGCAAGCGCGCGGCCGTACGCGAAAAGCGCCCGCTGCGCGAAGTCGTGCAGGAGGCGACGACGCTGTTCGGCGCGATGCTGCCCGCCGCGCCGCGCGTCGAGATCGACGACCGCCTGCCGGCCGGCGCGGTCGTCGACGCCGACGTGCTGCAGATGCAGCAGGTTCTGCTCAACCTGCTCAAAAACGCCGCCGACGCGATGCAGGAGCTTGCGCCGCGCGAGCGCGCGATCGGGCTCGTGCTCGACCAGGTGGGACCTCACTACCGGATCGGCGTGCGCGACCGCGGCGCCGGCGTGCCGGCGGGCTCGGCGCAGCACCTGTTCGAGCCCTTTTTTACGACCAAGCCCGACGGCATGGGACTCGGCCTGTCGATCTGCAAGACCATCGTCGAGGCCCACGGCGGTCGCCTGTGGGCCGAGGCCAACGCCGCCCCGCCCGGCATGACTTTTTTCTTCACGCTGCCCGCCGATGCCCAGCTCGCCTGA